The Gossypium hirsutum isolate 1008001.06 chromosome D06, Gossypium_hirsutum_v2.1, whole genome shotgun sequence genome contains the following window.
taataatataatgtaaaatgatattatatcaataatcattttaatgatatgtgaaaattaaattaaataaatatttaatgtataaaattgtaaaaaaataaagttcatatatataatcttatacattaaaccaaaatttaacttttaagtaATTAGACCTTCTTTAAATtctagtaaaaaataaaaagagaacaagtaaatttttttataattttcataatttttatttgaaaaccttaactttgtttttttgaaaactcataaattttatttttaaattttttataaatattaaattgtttaCTGATGTAAGAATACATGTGGGCCGCTGTGTCGATTGACACATCAGCTGTTAAGGGTTGCCTAACATTTTCTATCcaaatttgattaatttgaccaaaattttaaaatgaaaggtcttactcaaaagaaaaagaaaaagaaaaagaaaaagaaatcgggGCTAAAATGACTAATTAGGCAAACATTAGAGGCAAATTTGGGCATTATGCCAATTTTTCTCTTTCTTGTAAAATGAAGAGTCAACAACTGGGAAACCGCAGAGTTCTTTGTTCCAAAAAGGggaaatttttcttaaaaatgccTGGATAATTATATTGTTCTGTATTTGGGCCAGATTTATTTTCTAAGGTTTTCTGTTCATTTGCCGTCACGAGATCGGGGAGGGGTAAGACAGATGAGATTTTATGCCGCCACTCACCTATTAGCGTCTACTCATTTATTGAAGGGCGGCTGTTTGCGACTTTGTACCACCTCCAAATATTTAATTTCTTACCTTCACCTTAAGTTATGGCCTTACTTTgcttgacttttttttttcaattaaattagtcATATATGTAGTTATTTTTTAAGAGTCAAATAGGTAGTTTTTTTTTGAAGGTTTAAGGAAATAAGTTTATTTTAGAGAGAAGGTATAAAATGCATGTATAGGTGGAGTAACTTTTGTTGACATGTATAGTTAAACGCGTTTTCACACACtctttttaataaattatctatttctttattaaactaaaaagaaaaaataaattatattttaaaaaatatgaacgGATGAGATCTAActcaaaaatcaatattttaatttaagttaaatttggtaaataataaattaaatcgaACTTGAAGAATAACAAAATatgttcttaccttgttttaAGTTCAGTCCGACTTCACTTTTGAACAAGTCAGGAATGAAGCAATTGTTACAACGAATACATCCCCTGTGCAGCCACATGGTCCAACTTACGACCTACAACCTATGAATTACAGTCATAGAGTAATTCCCCATGTAGTAGAAAGTGagttttatttatcaattacagTGCTCATTACTTTTTACTTTCGCAGGAAATGGCAATAACACAACCCGCATTATTATCATTGTTGTTGCTTCAGTTGTTGGAATTCCCATACTAATTGCTTCCTCCATCTGCATCATTCGGAGGGCCAGAAAGACCCCACAACAATTACTTAGaagtaagtaaatatataaaatttgacttGATTCAATAAAATGTCATTTACTTTATCTGAAATGTTCAAACAATTTCGCTTCTTTCAGCTGATGATGATGAGGTCATTAGGGCTGACTCCTTGCAGTTCGACTTTGCCACTGTTCGGGCAGCAACTAATAACTTTTCTGATGCAAATAAGCTTGGCCAAGGTGGATTTGGAGCTGTTTACAAGGTAAAGATATCCCTTGTCAAAgaaatttaattcatttcaacTATGGAAGTTTAGCCTAAAGTTGGAAATATGGTATAGGGTCAACTTCCAAATGGAGAAGAGGTTGCTGTGAAAAGACTAGCCAGGGATTCTGGACAAGGGGACCTGGAATTCAAGAATGAAGTCCTCTTAGTGGCCAAGCTTCAGCACCGCAATTTAGTTAGGCTCCTTGGTTTCTGCTTAGAAGGGCATGAAAGGCTTCTCATTTATGAGTTTGTGCCCAACACTAGCCTTGATCATTTCTTATTTGGTACAGTTTCTGTTCTAGTACTatatcacacatatatagttTGTTCTTATTCCTTTGTTATCAATCGGAGACTTACTCCTGACCGTCTAATATTATCCAGATCGAGTCAAGCGTGCACAGCTGGATTGGGAAAGGCGCTACAAAATCATAGGAGGCGTTGCTCGCGGCATCCTTTACCTTCATGAAGATTCTCGACTAAGGATAGTTCACCGGGATCTTAAAGCCAGCAATGTTTTGTTAGATGCAGAGATGATTCCAAAAATTGCAGATTTTGGGATGGCAAGGTTGGTTGTACGGGACGAAACACAAGGCAATACCAGCAGAATTGTGGGGACCTAGTAAGGACAAAAACTACATCTCTACATATTAGAAATGTTCTTGGAATCAAGAATGATAATAGAAATGTTGACATGCAGTGGATATATGGCACCCGAATATGCTATGCACGGCCAGTTCTCAGTAAAATCAGATGTTTACAGCTATGGTGTGTTAGTTTTGGAAATTGTAAGTGGTCAAAGAAACAACTGCTTTCGAAATGGAGAAACCGTGGAGGACCTAATAAGCTGTGTAAGTATGATTATCTAAAACTATtaaatgattgtatgaaactcGAGTTCATCTTGAAAATGTTGCAGGCATGGAAGAATTGGAGACAAGGGACGGCAATGAATATAGTTGATCCAACATTGAGAGATGGTTCAAGAAATGAAATGATGAGATGCATACACATTGGATTACTATGTGTTCAAGAAAACGTAGGTGACAGACCAACTATGGCTACAGTTATTCTAATGCTTAATAGTTTCTCAGTCACACTCCCAATGCCTTCCCAACCAGCATTTTTTATGCACACCAACATCGAGTCAGACATGTCATCTTCGTTGGTGTCCGAATCCTACCAATCTAGAAGTGACGAACTCCCATTGTCCCAGAATGAAGCTTCAATTACTGATCCATATCCTCGATAGTTTTTCGGAATTATATTTATCTTCCTGTGTACACATGTCTTAATTGTaagaaatttaaatttactatttCCCCCACCTTTTTGAACTTTCTGCGCATaaagtaatattattattattattctttttggtACAACataaactattattatttttgtaagaaatggtaaaaaagaaaaaagaaactcgTTTGGACTGCTTCTATATTTCAACTTTCTATTTGATTTCTTCAAAACTGGAAGTAATTAGGCATACTAGAAAACCCATAAATCAtagaataattatttgatataaataTGCTCACAAATAGATTAAatctttggaaaaaaatttaatgggACACAAAACAACATTTTAATCCTGCTtgcgtttaaaaattttatactgCTTGTGTATacaataataatctataaatcaTATAAAGTTAAGGTTAATTTTGATACATTGACAATCTTTTTTAATCtcataaacaattttaaaaatttcacatgtttctttatttaatatttatttatttttaatattaaactatacCTCTATATAATACTTAACTCCTGGAGTGTATAAACTTCAATCCATAAAGTTATAttattagtaaataaataattttagaaattattaaaaataattaacaaatattaaGTTATGATTCACCACGGAAATTTAATTTATCGGAAGCCAAAAAAGTTGACTGTTTGACATATTCAACCTAGATAGATTATATAAATTTTGGACAAACACGTCTACGTAGTCCTTTATAAATGCTCATATGAATTAGAAGCCTTTCTAATAGGATTTCCAGACTTGTATTGATTTTCATTAGATTATTAGACTGAAACGATGAAAATGGGATCTTCAACACTGCTTTTCCTTTTAGCTCTTATCCTTGTTTTCAACTTCAGTATCGCCCAGAACTCTAATAAATTGACGACTTCAAGTTGTTCAAACGGTAGAGGAAACTTCACCGCCGGCAGCACCTACGAGGCGAACCTCAACAACCTCCTCCCTTCATTCTCCTCAATCACTGCAAATGATTATGGTTTCTACAATCTGTCCGTCGGCCAAGATCCCGATACGGCTAACGCGATTGCGCTCTGTAGAGGAGATGTTCAGCCTGATGTTTGCCTTAGTTGTATCAATAACGCCACAAGTGAGATCACGAGTAAATGTCCCAATAGGAAGGAAGCAGCCATTTGGTATGACTTTTGTATGTTGCGTTATTCGAATCGTTCCATCGTTGGTGTCATGGACAGTAGCCTTGTTACAGGCCTGCTGAATCCTTCTAATGTTACGGATGCGGACAGTTTCCGTGGAGCCTTGAACAATTTGTTGGTCGACCTGATGAATAAGGCCTCATCTGtaggaacaatggcagcagcaacaAAGAGATTTGCACACAAATGCAAGAATAATCGaagtagaaaaagaaaaacaagcagAGCAGCAAGCAAAGATTT
Protein-coding sequences here:
- the LOC107929828 gene encoding cysteine-rich receptor-like protein kinase 10 isoform X3 encodes the protein MNYSHRVIPHVVEIVGIPILIASSICIIRRARKTPQQLLRTDDDEVIRADSLQFDFATVRAATNNFSDANKLGQGGFGAVYKGQLPNGEEVAVKRLARDSGQGDLEFKNEVLLVAKLQHRNLVRLLGFCLEGHERLLIYEFVPNTSLDHFLFDRVKRAQLDWERRYKIIGGVARGILYLHEDSRLRIVHRDLKASNVLLDAEMIPKIADFGMARLVVRDETQGNTSRIVGTYGYMAPEYAMHGQFSVKSDVYSYGVLVLEIVSGQRNNCFRNGETVEDLISCAWKNWRQGTAMNIVDPTLRDGSRNEMMRCIHIGLLCVQENVGDRPTMATVILMLNSFSVTLPMPSQPAFFMHTNIESDMSSSLVSESYQSRSDELPLSQNEASITDPYPR
- the LOC107929828 gene encoding putative receptor-like protein kinase At4g00960 isoform X1; translated protein: MGFSILLLLFYLILPLFLAILGLGADPFFQHRCISTAGNYSANSTYQANLNTIFSRLTSQSDFNYGFYNLSAGRDPNQVNAIALCRGDRNQEDCNSCLNESISELSQRCPFSKEVVGWSEFCTLRYAHRTLFGDMETSPDSCLLNTQNVTNVDEFNQALDNLLNNLSSRAAAEGPLRKYAADNTTVGVFQRVYALVQCSPDLSEQECGDCLGVAKEGIGSCCFGKRGCRILKPSCLLRYESDPFYQTPLPLPSPPPSVASPPPPASPSTEGNGNNTTRIIIIVVASVVGIPILIASSICIIRRARKTPQQLLRTDDDEVIRADSLQFDFATVRAATNNFSDANKLGQGGFGAVYKGQLPNGEEVAVKRLARDSGQGDLEFKNEVLLVAKLQHRNLVRLLGFCLEGHERLLIYEFVPNTSLDHFLFDRVKRAQLDWERRYKIIGGVARGILYLHEDSRLRIVHRDLKASNVLLDAEMIPKIADFGMARLVVRDETQGNTSRIVGTYGYMAPEYAMHGQFSVKSDVYSYGVLVLEIVSGQRNNCFRNGETVEDLISCAWKNWRQGTAMNIVDPTLRDGSRNEMMRCIHIGLLCVQENVGDRPTMATVILMLNSFSVTLPMPSQPAFFMHTNIESDMSSSLVSESYQSRSDELPLSQNEASITDPYPR
- the LOC107929828 gene encoding putative receptor-like protein kinase At4g00960 isoform X2 — translated: METSPDSCLLNTQNVTNVDEFNQALDNLLNNLSSRAAAEGPLRKYAADNTTVGVFQRVYALVQCSPDLSEQECGDCLGVAKEGIGSCCFGKRGCRILKPSCLLRYESDPFYQTPLPLPSPPPSVASPPPPASPSTEGNGNNTTRIIIIVVASVVGIPILIASSICIIRRARKTPQQLLRTDDDEVIRADSLQFDFATVRAATNNFSDANKLGQGGFGAVYKGQLPNGEEVAVKRLARDSGQGDLEFKNEVLLVAKLQHRNLVRLLGFCLEGHERLLIYEFVPNTSLDHFLFDRVKRAQLDWERRYKIIGGVARGILYLHEDSRLRIVHRDLKASNVLLDAEMIPKIADFGMARLVVRDETQGNTSRIVGTYGYMAPEYAMHGQFSVKSDVYSYGVLVLEIVSGQRNNCFRNGETVEDLISCAWKNWRQGTAMNIVDPTLRDGSRNEMMRCIHIGLLCVQENVGDRPTMATVILMLNSFSVTLPMPSQPAFFMHTNIESDMSSSLVSESYQSRSDELPLSQNEASITDPYPR